A genomic window from Brassica oleracea var. oleracea cultivar TO1000 chromosome C8, BOL, whole genome shotgun sequence includes:
- the LOC106308716 gene encoding uncharacterized protein LOC106308716, which yields MDHMQKLGTKFFSGGSKPKEADQWIDKIGRNFKSIRCPLTYKKDIAVHYLDGDAHIWWRGVAARIGAENCTWANFKTEFRGKYFPPEAFDQLKGAFLRLIQGSMTVSEYEAEFNSLKKYAGREAESKISLVRKFMRGLRVDLRTRCKIRNYDIVAELVEKTAEQEARISEEAKVFGTVAHVHPSKHAGKNQKSVKGGSSSKPNATGRSACLTCGKMHFGVCRAASGACHHCRSMDHKVRDCPEEDLRPKSQNKGVGERVCYNCGETGHYKNQYPKDAQSAGKRPSDGPQPAAKRQAIMPRVYTIGDESMNPSTSRPITGTLVMGGVATHVLFDSGASHCFVQPEMIGIGEFQKEPEEEVRLVRAAGGQIMYTSG from the exons ATGGACCACATGCAGAAACTGGGAACAAAGTTCTTTTCGGGTGGTTCCAAACCAAAGGAAGCAGATCAATGGATTGACAAGATAGGGCGGAACTTTAAGTCGATCCGTTGTCCTCTTACTTACAAGAAGGACATTGCTGTCCACTACTTGGACGGTGATGCGCACATCTGGTGGCGAGGTGTAGCGGCTCGGATTGGTGCTGAGAATTGCACGTGGGCCAACTTTAAGACCGAATTCCGTGGGAAGTATTTTCCGCCAGAAGCATTTGACCAGCTCAAGGGAGCTTTTCTCAGACTGATACAGGGATCCATGACTGTAAGCGAGTATGAAGCGGAATTCAACAGCCTCAAGAAGTATGCTGGGCGTGAGGCTGAGTCGAAAATTTCCTTGGTCCGCAAATTCATGCGCGGACTCAGGGTTGATCTCCGAACTCGTTGTAAGATCCGCAACTATGATATTGTGGCCGAACTGGTGGAAAAGACCGCAGAACAGGAAGCTAGAATCAGTGAGGAAGCCAAGGTGTTTGGCACAGTGGCGCATGTCCATCCTAGTAAGCATGCGGGAAAGAATCAAAAGTCGGTGAAGGGTGGCTCTTCCAGCAAGCCTAATGCAACAGGTCGCAGTGCATGTTTGACTTGCGGGAAAATGCACTTTGGTGTTTGTCGTGCTGCTTCAGGAGCTTGCCACCATTGCAGAAGTATGGATCACAAGGTGCGTGATTGTCCTGAGGAAGACCTAAGGCCGAAGAGCCAAAACAAGGGTGTTGGGGAACGTGTGTGCTACAACTGCGGTGAAACGGGGCACTACAAGAATCAGTATCCGAAGGATGCGCAATCTGCTGGGAAGCGTCCGAGCGATGGGCCTCAGCCGGCTGCAAAGAGGCAGGCCATCATGCCGCGGGTGTACACAATCGGTGATGAGTCAATGAACCCAAGCACGTCTCGTCCGATCACTG GGACCTTAGTCATGGGTGGAGTGGCAACCCATGTTCTGTTTGATTCCGGTGCATCTCACTGCTTTGTGCAACCAGAGATGATTGGAATTGGAGAATTCCAGAAAGAACCAGAAGAAGAAGTAAGACTGGTTCGGGCGGCTGGTGGTCAGATCATGTACACTTCAGGGTAA
- the LOC106308717 gene encoding defensin-like protein 242, with protein sequence MKFAGIAAVLLVSFALFSLLDADSQEEPILAPIPEPVYCRSKQMFKGSCKDRGSPSATCFLDFLGARSASEMPKNCHCTPKPKNMRLCECQVVCKDCCN encoded by the exons ATGAAGTTTGCTGGCATTGCTGCAGTCCTCTTGGTTTCTTTTGCCCTTTTCTCTCTTCTTGACGCCGACTCGCAAG AAGAACCAATTCTTGCACCAATACCAGAACCAGTTTACTGTCGTTCGAAACAAATGTTCAAGGGATCATGCAAAGACAGAGGCAGTCCAAGCGCCACTTGTTTCCTTGACTTCTTAGGTGCACGAAGTGCAAGTGAGATGCCTAAGAACTGCCATTGCACTCCTAAACCCAAAAACATGCGTCTTTGTGAATGTCAAGTTGTTTGCAAGGATTGTTGTAATTAA